In a genomic window of Rhizobium sp. CIAT894:
- a CDS encoding redoxin domain-containing protein encodes MGDQKRPLQPGEAAPGFALASANFDGTVSFADLRGRPFLIGFFRGLHCPFCRRQLEQLAAVQPTLRAAGVETVAVINTPAERARLYFRHRPTPIMLLCDPDCRTHRAYGVPHAEFLRDGSREQPEWPYSATMAQFQAVRINPTGELPEPLHPMEANTILNAKDGFELTEADHTIFANHATQLVGHFLVDADGTIGWARIEALDEPNNLSVFPTTAEIIAAAGNLGH; translated from the coding sequence ATGGGGGACCAGAAACGCCCGCTGCAGCCTGGAGAAGCCGCGCCCGGATTCGCCCTGGCCTCGGCCAACTTCGACGGCACGGTCTCTTTTGCCGACTTGCGCGGCCGCCCGTTCCTGATCGGCTTCTTTCGCGGGCTGCACTGCCCGTTCTGCCGACGCCAGCTGGAACAGCTTGCCGCGGTACAACCGACCCTGCGCGCCGCCGGGGTGGAGACCGTCGCCGTTATCAACACCCCGGCGGAACGGGCTCGTCTGTATTTCCGCCACCGGCCGACGCCGATAATGCTTCTCTGCGACCCGGACTGCCGCACGCACCGGGCCTACGGTGTGCCGCATGCCGAGTTTCTGCGCGACGGGAGCCGCGAGCAGCCCGAATGGCCCTATAGCGCAACGATGGCGCAATTCCAGGCGGTGCGGATCAACCCCACCGGCGAACTGCCGGAACCGCTGCACCCGATGGAAGCCAACACGATACTCAACGCCAAGGACGGCTTCGAGCTTACCGAAGCCGATCATACGATCTTCGCGAACCACGCGACCCAGCTCGTCGGGCACTTCCTGGTCGATGCGGACGGCACCATCGGCTGGGCGCGAATCGAGGCACTCGACGAGCCGAACAACCTCTCCGTCTTCCCCACGACGGCCGAGATCATCGCCGCCGCCGGCAACCTGGGGCACTGA
- a CDS encoding carbohydrate ABC transporter permease — protein MSTHSNTADQALTDNAEGMSYLNRLPRRIVMLYLPMAVFVFVLLFPFYWMAITAVKPNEQLTDYSNYSPFWVVGPTIAHIKYLFLETSYPGWLWNTMLVAVCSTFLSLVASVLGAYAIERVRFTGSRSVGLVIFLAYLVPPSILFIPLAFIVFKLGIYDSRLALIFTYPTFLIPFCTWLLMGYFRSIPFELEESALVDGANRWQILVKIILPLAVPGLISAGIFAFTLSWNEFIYALTFIQSSENKTIPVGVLTELVRGDVFEWGALMAGALFGSLPVVILYSFFVDYYVSSMTGAVKE, from the coding sequence ATGTCGACACATTCTAACACCGCCGATCAGGCCCTGACCGACAATGCCGAAGGCATGAGCTATCTGAACCGCCTGCCGCGGCGGATCGTGATGCTCTATTTGCCGATGGCTGTCTTCGTCTTCGTGCTGCTCTTCCCGTTCTACTGGATGGCGATCACCGCGGTAAAACCCAATGAACAGCTGACCGACTATAGCAATTACAGCCCCTTCTGGGTGGTGGGACCGACGATCGCCCACATCAAATACCTGTTCCTCGAAACCTCCTATCCCGGCTGGCTGTGGAACACGATGCTGGTGGCGGTCTGCTCCACCTTTCTCTCGCTGGTGGCGTCAGTCTTGGGCGCCTATGCCATCGAGCGCGTGCGCTTCACCGGCTCGCGTTCTGTCGGTCTGGTGATCTTCCTCGCCTATCTCGTGCCGCCGTCGATCCTGTTCATCCCGCTTGCCTTCATCGTCTTCAAGCTCGGGATCTACGACTCGCGGCTGGCGCTGATCTTCACCTATCCGACCTTCCTCATTCCCTTCTGCACCTGGCTGCTGATGGGTTATTTCCGCTCGATCCCCTTCGAACTGGAGGAAAGCGCGCTGGTGGACGGCGCCAACCGGTGGCAGATCCTCGTCAAGATCATCCTGCCGCTCGCCGTGCCGGGGCTGATCTCGGCCGGCATCTTCGCCTTCACGCTGTCCTGGAACGAATTCATCTATGCCCTTACTTTCATTCAATCTTCGGAAAACAAAACCATCCCGGTCGGGGTACTGACCGAGCTGGTGCGCGGCGATGTCTTCGAATGGGGGGCGCTGATGGCGGGAGCCTTGTTCGGCTCGCTGCCGGTGGTCATCCTCTACTCGTTCTTCGTGGACTACTACGTTTCGTCGATGACCGGGGCGGTGAAGGAGTGA